From one Candidatus Rhodoluna planktonica genomic stretch:
- a CDS encoding ABC transporter permease, which produces MKQSIKSPIIMTVVAALSIWIYLITPDAVTMIASTTATDLVALPEISVPTKLLGLVAAIVQLALAGYGWFMRNVKNGKLGRWAIVLFGLAFVIQVLVLLFAGKSMPITSLLQGSLALAVPLIFGSLAGVLSERVGVVNIAIDSQLLIGAFSSALIASLSDNLYLGLVAAIIGGALVSWVLAVFSVRYVVDQIIVGVVLNVLVVGLTNFLYSSLLTTDIQLFNAPPRFDKILIPVLGQIPVIGPVLFNQTLIVYLMYLAVIGVYVALFKTRWGLRVRAVGEYPKAADTVGIKVFRTRYISVIIGGALAGLGGSFFTLGQVGAFGKEMTNGAGYIALAALIFGRWNPIYAAMAALLFGFAQNLQYGLAIIGSPVPSEFLLMLPYALTVVAVAGLVGKVTGPAAAGKAYVKA; this is translated from the coding sequence GTGAAACAGTCAATTAAGAGTCCGATCATCATGACTGTGGTGGCCGCCCTGTCGATTTGGATCTACCTAATTACTCCGGATGCCGTAACCATGATTGCCAGCACCACGGCAACCGACTTGGTCGCGCTACCTGAAATCTCAGTTCCAACCAAGTTGCTTGGCCTAGTTGCCGCAATAGTTCAATTGGCTTTGGCTGGCTACGGCTGGTTCATGCGCAATGTTAAAAATGGCAAATTGGGTCGCTGGGCCATTGTCCTGTTCGGCTTGGCGTTTGTCATCCAGGTTCTCGTGCTGCTTTTTGCCGGCAAATCAATGCCGATCACGTCTCTGCTTCAGGGTTCGCTGGCACTGGCCGTGCCGCTAATCTTTGGATCGCTGGCCGGTGTGCTTAGCGAACGAGTTGGTGTCGTGAACATCGCAATCGATAGCCAGTTGCTAATTGGTGCGTTTTCATCGGCGTTGATCGCCTCGCTTTCCGACAATCTTTACCTTGGTCTCGTCGCCGCAATCATTGGTGGAGCCCTGGTTTCTTGGGTTTTGGCGGTATTCAGCGTTCGCTACGTAGTTGACCAAATCATCGTCGGTGTGGTGCTGAATGTGCTGGTGGTTGGTTTGACCAACTTCCTTTACTCATCGCTTTTGACCACTGACATTCAGTTGTTCAATGCGCCGCCGCGTTTCGACAAAATTCTGATCCCGGTTCTCGGTCAGATTCCGGTGATTGGACCGGTCCTGTTCAACCAAACACTGATCGTCTACTTGATGTATCTAGCGGTGATTGGTGTTTATGTTGCGCTGTTCAAGACTCGCTGGGGCCTTCGAGTTCGAGCCGTAGGTGAATATCCAAAGGCTGCCGATACCGTTGGCATCAAGGTTTTCCGCACCCGCTATATCAGCGTGATTATCGGTGGCGCACTTGCCGGTTTGGGTGGTTCATTCTTCACTCTCGGCCAGGTCGGTGCTTTCGGCAAAGAGATGACCAACGGTGCCGGTTACATTGCCTTGGCCGCGCTTATCTTTGGTCGCTGGAATCCGATTTACGCAGCCATGGCAGCCTTGCTGTTCGGCTTTGCTCAGAACCTGCAATACGGCTTGGCAATCATCGGTTCGCCGGTTCCATCTGAATTCTTGCTGATGTTGCCTTACGCGCTAACCGTTGTTGCCGTTGCCGGACTTGTCGGTAAAGTCACCGGCCCCGCAGCTGCCGGTAAAGCGTATGTGAAGGCCTAG
- a CDS encoding PTS sugar transporter subunit IIB produces the protein MKIIAVCGMGIGTSVLLKMNAEKVLRQLEIDATVEAASVETARNNVDAQIVLTTPDLLPLLAGIKSEVISIDHFFDLEEITAKLSKALL, from the coding sequence ATGAAAATTATTGCGGTGTGCGGCATGGGCATTGGCACCTCGGTTTTGCTAAAAATGAATGCCGAAAAAGTGCTGCGTCAACTAGAGATCGATGCCACCGTTGAGGCTGCCAGCGTCGAGACTGCCCGCAATAATGTTGATGCTCAGATAGTTTTGACAACACCCGATTTGCTGCCGCTGCTAGCCGGAATTAAGTCCGAGGTTATTTCAATTGATCATTTTTTCGATCTTGAAGAAATCACAGCAAAACTTAGTAAGGCCCTGCTCTAG
- a CDS encoding purine-nucleoside phosphorylase: protein MNNPLDDLSVNPFEIASQAAEVIRQKTSVESHEIALTLGSGWAKAADLIGETVATIPATEIPGFSKPALAGHIGNIRSIKLPNGKHALVLGARTHFYEGHGVRRVVHGVRTAAAAGAKTMILTNGAGGIKDTWKPGTPVLISDHINLTSASPLEGATFIDLTDLYSAKLREIAKTVDATLDEGVYCQFRGPQYETPAEVQMAKIIGGHIVGMSTALEAIAARQSGLEILGLSLITNLAAGIQKTPLSHQEVIEAGVAAEARISKLLAEIVSKL from the coding sequence ATGAATAATCCACTAGATGATTTGAGCGTCAATCCGTTTGAAATCGCCAGCCAAGCAGCTGAGGTTATCAGACAAAAAACTTCAGTCGAAAGTCACGAAATTGCTCTCACTCTAGGTTCTGGTTGGGCCAAGGCCGCAGATCTAATTGGTGAAACAGTTGCCACTATTCCGGCAACCGAAATTCCGGGTTTTTCTAAACCTGCTTTAGCCGGCCACATCGGAAACATCCGCTCAATCAAGTTGCCTAACGGCAAGCACGCGTTGGTGCTTGGCGCGCGTACCCACTTCTATGAGGGTCACGGTGTGCGTCGAGTTGTACACGGCGTGCGCACCGCAGCCGCTGCCGGCGCAAAAACCATGATTTTGACCAATGGCGCTGGCGGCATCAAAGATACCTGGAAACCAGGCACCCCGGTGTTGATAAGCGACCACATCAACCTGACTTCGGCAAGCCCGCTCGAAGGTGCAACTTTTATTGACCTCACCGATCTCTACTCGGCAAAACTTCGCGAAATTGCAAAAACCGTTGATGCCACGCTGGACGAAGGCGTTTACTGCCAGTTTCGCGGCCCACAGTATGAGACGCCCGCCGAAGTGCAAATGGCAAAGATAATTGGCGGTCACATTGTCGGAATGTCTACCGCACTTGAAGCCATTGCGGCACGTCAATCGGGTCTGGAAATCTTGGGTTTGTCACTGATTACCAACCTTGCTGCCGGCATTCAAAAAACCCCCCTGAGCCACCAAGAGGTAATTGAAGCTGGCGTTGCAGCCGAAGCTCGAATTAGCAAACTGCTGGCCGAAATAGTGAGCAAACTTTAG
- a CDS encoding PTS sugar transporter subunit IIA: MSYPVLAKTLSENSIRVGAIALDWQHAIAMAGELLQASGYAAPDYATAMIDAVSELGPYIVIAPGLALAHAKPTELVYETGLCLVTLAEPIEFGHSSNDPVRLVFALAAIDHSSHLGLLAELSDFLSADSNVNFLLNARSTDEIIAYLNSAL, from the coding sequence GTGAGCTACCCAGTCCTGGCAAAAACTCTGAGTGAAAACTCAATCAGGGTTGGTGCCATAGCGCTTGACTGGCAGCATGCAATTGCCATGGCCGGCGAACTCCTTCAGGCAAGCGGTTATGCTGCACCGGATTACGCAACGGCGATGATTGATGCCGTTAGCGAGTTGGGCCCCTACATCGTGATTGCTCCTGGTTTGGCCCTGGCTCACGCCAAGCCGACTGAGTTGGTTTACGAAACCGGACTTTGCCTAGTTACTCTCGCAGAGCCGATCGAGTTCGGTCACAGCAGCAACGACCCGGTGCGATTAGTTTTTGCTCTGGCGGCAATTGATCACAGTTCACACCTGGGGCTGCTGGCCGAACTTTCAGATTTTCTCAGTGCCGACTCAAATGTGAACTTCTTGTTAAATGCTCGTTCAACCGACGAAATCATCGCTTACCTGAATTCCGCTTTGTGA
- a CDS encoding ABC transporter permease, with the protein MNRIVKEIFSPSALVTVLAIVASFIFGGVLIAFSNEAVQTTVSYVTARPTDFLSALWNSVFGAYDAMFRGSVFNYRADEIGQMLRPITETLAYATPITLAGLGLAVSFRSGLFNIGATGQIVFGAMFAGFVAINVPLPAGIAFFVAFIAGIIGGALFGALVGLLKATTGANEVIVTIMLNYIALLLLGFLLKTPVLQAPGSVNPISAPVPEGARYPLLFGEQFRLHAGVFVMLLAVVAVWWLLNRSSIGFQFRALGHNPNASRTAGINIGLTYVLVMAVSGALSGLAGTTQILGTEKFLTTGVAASFGFDAITVALLGRNNPYGVLAAGILFGGLRAGAVTMQANQGVPIDIVLVVQSMIVLFIAAPPLVRSMFRLKAEKGGVK; encoded by the coding sequence ATGAACCGTATCGTAAAAGAGATTTTCTCGCCGAGCGCGCTGGTTACCGTACTGGCAATTGTCGCTTCGTTTATCTTTGGCGGAGTCCTGATCGCCTTTTCTAATGAGGCAGTTCAGACCACTGTCAGCTATGTGACCGCCCGTCCCACTGATTTCCTGTCGGCACTGTGGAACTCGGTTTTCGGTGCTTATGACGCCATGTTCCGCGGTTCAGTTTTCAACTATCGTGCCGATGAAATTGGGCAGATGCTTCGGCCGATCACCGAAACCTTGGCTTACGCAACGCCAATCACGCTTGCTGGCCTAGGTTTAGCTGTTTCATTCCGTTCCGGATTGTTCAACATTGGTGCAACCGGGCAAATTGTTTTCGGCGCTATGTTTGCCGGTTTCGTCGCAATCAATGTTCCACTTCCTGCCGGCATCGCTTTCTTCGTTGCGTTTATTGCCGGAATCATCGGTGGTGCTCTGTTTGGTGCTCTGGTTGGTTTACTAAAAGCCACTACCGGCGCCAACGAAGTAATCGTCACCATCATGCTCAACTACATCGCGCTGTTGCTGCTGGGCTTTTTGCTGAAAACCCCGGTGCTGCAAGCTCCCGGTTCGGTAAACCCAATTTCCGCTCCGGTGCCTGAAGGGGCACGTTATCCGCTGTTGTTCGGTGAGCAGTTCCGTCTACATGCCGGTGTTTTTGTCATGCTTCTGGCAGTGGTGGCAGTTTGGTGGTTGTTAAACCGCTCTTCAATCGGTTTCCAGTTCCGCGCTCTCGGGCACAATCCAAATGCTTCTCGCACCGCGGGCATCAACATTGGTCTCACCTACGTTTTGGTAATGGCAGTGTCGGGTGCGCTTTCCGGTTTGGCCGGCACCACCCAGATTTTGGGCACTGAAAAGTTTTTGACTACCGGCGTTGCCGCCAGCTTTGGTTTTGATGCCATCACCGTGGCACTTCTTGGTCGCAACAACCCCTACGGGGTTTTAGCCGCCGGTATTTTGTTCGGTGGGCTAAGGGCTGGTGCCGTAACCATGCAGGCCAACCAGGGGGTACCAATCGACATTGTTTTGGTTGTTCAGTCCATGATTGTGCTGTTCATCGCAGCTCCGCCACTGGTGCGTTCCATGTTCAGACTCAAAGCCGAGAAAGGTGGTGTCAAGTGA
- a CDS encoding NAD(P)H-quinone dehydrogenase — MIELQKHHIVIIGGGPGGYEAALAGRQLGAEVTLIERQGIGGNAVLTDVVPSKTLIATAEAARRVTHASSLGVRFSFAGQQIKPKIEVDLGAVNQRLLDLAEEQSSDMLETLMEAGVRIIHGSGRLDGNHHVIVEVEGQKPERLEAKTVIVAVGAHPRTLPDAAPDGERIFNWTQLYKLQELPEHMIVVGSGVTGAEFASAYSHLGAEVSLISSRSTVLPGNDADAAAVIEHVFRANGINIYSESRAAKVVNTGDGVEVTLADGKIVKGSHCLMAVGGIPNTAGLGLEEAGVALNETGHIIVNKVARTSRANVYAVGDCSTSLPLASVSAMQGRTAVFHTMGDVAAPTQIRNVASNVFTAPEIASVGWSEQDIKDKKVSGYVEKIDLATNPRAKMQGVEEGFIKLICSTGGTVIGGVVVAPRASDLIYPIAVAIENRLTVDELANTFTVYPSLSGSISDAARALHQPVD; from the coding sequence GTGATTGAATTGCAAAAACACCACATCGTAATTATCGGCGGCGGCCCGGGTGGCTATGAAGCGGCACTTGCCGGTCGCCAACTTGGCGCCGAAGTGACCCTAATTGAGCGTCAGGGCATCGGCGGCAACGCGGTGCTCACCGATGTGGTGCCCTCAAAAACTTTGATTGCCACCGCAGAGGCAGCGCGTCGAGTAACCCATGCGAGCAGCCTGGGTGTGCGTTTTTCTTTTGCCGGCCAGCAAATCAAGCCTAAGATCGAGGTCGATCTTGGTGCGGTTAACCAAAGATTGCTCGACCTAGCCGAAGAGCAGTCTTCAGACATGCTTGAGACCCTGATGGAAGCTGGTGTGCGAATCATTCACGGTTCTGGGCGACTAGACGGTAACCACCACGTCATCGTCGAAGTTGAAGGCCAGAAACCCGAGCGGCTAGAGGCCAAAACTGTGATTGTCGCAGTTGGCGCTCATCCTCGTACGCTGCCTGACGCAGCCCCTGACGGCGAGCGAATTTTCAACTGGACGCAACTTTATAAATTACAAGAATTGCCCGAGCACATGATTGTGGTTGGGTCAGGTGTCACCGGTGCTGAGTTTGCCTCGGCCTATAGCCACCTCGGTGCTGAAGTTAGTTTGATTTCAAGCCGTTCCACTGTTTTACCGGGTAATGATGCGGATGCTGCTGCAGTTATTGAACACGTCTTCCGTGCGAACGGAATCAACATCTATTCTGAGAGTCGCGCAGCCAAGGTTGTTAACACCGGCGACGGTGTAGAGGTCACCTTGGCAGACGGCAAAATCGTCAAGGGTAGCCACTGTTTGATGGCCGTCGGTGGTATTCCAAACACCGCCGGACTTGGGCTCGAAGAAGCTGGCGTAGCACTAAATGAGACCGGCCACATCATCGTGAACAAGGTTGCCCGGACTTCGCGTGCCAACGTCTATGCCGTTGGCGACTGCTCCACCTCGCTTCCGCTGGCGTCAGTGTCGGCAATGCAAGGTCGAACCGCAGTGTTTCATACCATGGGTGACGTTGCTGCACCAACCCAGATTCGCAACGTGGCATCCAACGTTTTCACAGCCCCCGAAATTGCCTCGGTGGGTTGGTCAGAGCAAGACATCAAAGACAAAAAAGTTTCCGGCTATGTCGAGAAAATTGACTTGGCTACCAACCCGCGGGCGAAAATGCAGGGTGTTGAAGAGGGTTTCATAAAACTGATTTGTTCCACCGGCGGAACCGTAATCGGCGGTGTCGTGGTTGCACCTAGGGCATCTGATCTGATTTATCCAATTGCGGTCGCCATTGAAAACCGACTCACGGTAGATGAGCTAGCCAACACCTTTACGGTTTATCCGTCGCTTTCCGGCTCAATCTCTGATGCCGCCAGGGCGCTTCACCAGCCGGTCGATTAG
- a CDS encoding phospho-sugar mutase: MNQKYLAAAEAWLAQDPDAQTREELQKLIEAKDYAALAERFETRLSFGTAGLRGELGAGPNRMNRVLVAQAAAGIGNYLKGQGEAHPSIVIGYDGRLNSDVFASDSAEILAGLGLKVFLFDSVVPTPVLAFAGKHLNTSAAIMVTASHNPPRDNGYKVYLGGNNGGSQIVSPTDKHIAQEIEKVAQTLTFGELKKSRAFEIVGDEIRDAYISQTTKLIDRIDNPDALSIVYTAMHGVGWHVLSALFQRVGLNLPITVAEQLYPDGHFPTVDFPNPEEPGAMDLSFAKARSYDADLIIANDPDADRLAVAIPAPEQAAGWRRLTGDELGLLLADLMASKAVESGRTGTLASSIVSSSALGEVAKFYGLGFKTTLTGFKWISKVPNLIFGYEEALGYCADINHTPDKDGISAALLITELAHKLAGDGKTIADKLAELGSRYGYYETGQISIRVKDLSLIAQLMQRFRELPPSRLDGSNATFTDLAIGSEQLPPTDGLLFELADNRRVIIRPSGTEPKLKCYLQAVGDSKAHAKTKLSSLENEMRELLKI; encoded by the coding sequence ATGAACCAAAAATATCTAGCGGCCGCCGAAGCATGGTTAGCGCAAGACCCCGATGCGCAAACTCGCGAAGAGCTGCAAAAACTGATTGAGGCCAAAGACTATGCCGCTTTGGCAGAGCGATTTGAAACCCGCCTAAGTTTTGGAACGGCTGGGCTTCGCGGCGAATTAGGCGCTGGTCCAAATCGAATGAACCGGGTTTTGGTGGCTCAAGCAGCCGCCGGGATTGGAAACTACCTAAAGGGTCAGGGTGAAGCCCATCCGAGTATTGTGATCGGCTATGACGGTCGCCTAAACTCGGATGTTTTTGCCAGCGATTCGGCGGAAATACTGGCCGGACTTGGGCTCAAGGTTTTTCTTTTTGACTCGGTGGTACCAACGCCGGTTTTGGCATTCGCCGGAAAACATTTGAACACTTCGGCTGCAATCATGGTCACGGCTTCACACAACCCACCGCGAGACAACGGCTACAAGGTCTACCTGGGCGGCAACAACGGTGGCTCGCAAATTGTCTCGCCCACCGATAAACACATCGCCCAAGAAATCGAGAAGGTCGCTCAAACACTTACCTTTGGCGAACTAAAAAAGAGTCGCGCTTTCGAGATTGTCGGCGACGAGATTCGCGATGCTTATATCTCGCAAACGACCAAGCTGATTGACCGTATCGACAACCCTGATGCCCTTAGCATCGTCTACACGGCTATGCACGGTGTCGGTTGGCATGTTCTCAGCGCGCTGTTCCAGCGAGTCGGTTTGAACTTGCCGATTACCGTAGCCGAACAGCTGTATCCGGATGGGCATTTCCCGACCGTTGATTTTCCAAACCCAGAAGAACCCGGCGCGATGGATTTGTCTTTCGCAAAGGCCCGCTCTTACGATGCCGATTTGATTATTGCCAACGACCCGGACGCTGATCGACTAGCGGTGGCGATTCCGGCACCCGAGCAGGCTGCTGGGTGGCGCCGCCTAACCGGCGATGAACTGGGGCTGCTACTTGCAGATTTGATGGCCAGCAAAGCTGTTGAGTCGGGCCGCACCGGAACTTTGGCCAGTTCGATTGTGTCTTCGTCGGCACTCGGCGAGGTAGCAAAATTTTACGGACTTGGTTTCAAAACCACGCTCACCGGATTTAAGTGGATTTCCAAAGTTCCAAATTTGATCTTCGGCTACGAGGAAGCTTTGGGTTACTGTGCTGACATAAACCACACCCCAGATAAAGATGGCATTTCGGCGGCACTGCTAATTACCGAGCTGGCCCACAAATTAGCCGGCGACGGAAAAACTATTGCCGATAAATTGGCTGAGTTGGGATCTCGTTACGGCTACTACGAAACCGGCCAAATCAGCATCCGAGTCAAAGATTTGAGTCTGATTGCTCAGCTTATGCAGCGCTTCAGGGAATTGCCACCAAGCCGACTTGATGGTTCAAATGCTACGTTTACCGATCTGGCAATTGGTTCTGAGCAGCTGCCACCAACCGACGGACTACTTTTTGAATTGGCCGACAACCGAAGAGTGATAATTCGACCATCGGGAACTGAGCCAAAACTCAAGTGCTACCTTCAGGCGGTTGGCGACTCTAAGGCACACGCGAAAACCAAATTGAGTTCGTTGGAGAACGAAATGCGAGAGTTGCTAAAAATCTAG
- a CDS encoding adenosine deaminase, with amino-acid sequence MSESTNRNKLANFDIQALPKISLHDHLDGGLRPQTIIELADEIGYQLPASDAKSLRRWFAESADSGSLVKYLETFDVTTAVMQTKAGLTRIAREFVLDLADDGVIYGEVRWAPEQHLRAGLSLDEVVEAVQDGLEEGMQLIEERGGFIRTGQLVTAMRHADRGLEIAELAVRHRNNGVVGFDIAGAEKGFLPSRHKIAFDYLASELFPVTVHAGEADGIESIKDAIVSGRALRLGHGVRIVEDIMVSRTDRDTDLVVLGPVAEWVHDRGIALELSPSSNLQTGAIEMLGENLEDHPIDVLYDLGFKVTVNTDNRLMSATTLTRELELLVATFGYDLDDLEQFQINAAEASFQALDERLELIDMIGEGFDAARRK; translated from the coding sequence TTGAGCGAATCTACGAATAGGAATAAATTGGCTAACTTCGACATCCAGGCACTGCCGAAAATCTCACTGCACGATCACCTTGATGGGGGCTTGCGACCACAGACCATCATCGAATTGGCTGATGAAATCGGTTATCAGTTGCCAGCTTCGGATGCTAAGTCACTGCGTCGTTGGTTTGCCGAATCAGCCGATTCCGGCTCGCTAGTCAAGTACTTAGAGACTTTTGATGTCACTACCGCGGTGATGCAGACCAAGGCTGGCCTAACCAGAATCGCCCGCGAATTTGTTCTAGATTTGGCCGACGATGGCGTTATCTACGGTGAGGTGCGCTGGGCTCCTGAGCAGCACCTGCGCGCTGGGCTCAGCCTCGATGAGGTTGTCGAAGCGGTGCAGGACGGCCTCGAAGAGGGCATGCAGCTTATTGAAGAGCGCGGCGGGTTCATTCGCACTGGCCAGCTTGTTACTGCAATGCGCCACGCGGATCGCGGTCTTGAAATCGCAGAACTAGCCGTGCGTCACCGCAACAACGGAGTGGTCGGCTTTGACATTGCTGGTGCCGAAAAGGGCTTTTTACCAAGCCGTCACAAAATTGCTTTTGACTACCTAGCCAGCGAACTGTTCCCGGTAACCGTGCACGCCGGTGAAGCCGACGGCATTGAAAGCATCAAGGATGCCATTGTTTCTGGACGAGCACTTCGCCTCGGTCACGGTGTAAGAATCGTCGAAGACATCATGGTCTCTCGGACTGATCGAGACACCGATTTGGTGGTGCTTGGCCCGGTAGCCGAGTGGGTTCACGATCGCGGCATCGCCCTAGAGCTGTCACCATCTTCAAACCTACAAACCGGCGCTATCGAGATGCTGGGGGAGAATCTTGAAGATCACCCAATTGATGTGCTCTATGACTTGGGTTTCAAGGTTACGGTGAATACCGACAACCGCTTGATGAGTGCCACCACACTCACTCGTGAACTCGAGCTCTTGGTTGCCACTTTCGGTTACGACCTCGATGACCTTGAGCAGTTCCAGATCAACGCCGCCGAGGCTAGTTTTCAGGCGCTGGATGAGCGCCTTGAGCTAATTGACATGATTGGCGAGGGCTTCGACGCCGCTCGACGTAAATAG
- a CDS encoding cytidine deaminase, translated as MTVNWDELRAVANSAMQRAYVPYSKFPVGAAALTEDGRVVSGCNVENASYGLTLCAECSLVSDLVMGGISRLVAFTCVDRSGNILMPCGRCRQLLFEHSAPGMVLETVSGFKTIDEVIPDSFGPRDLEER; from the coding sequence ATGACTGTCAACTGGGATGAACTTCGCGCGGTAGCCAATTCGGCAATGCAGCGTGCCTATGTTCCTTATTCAAAGTTTCCGGTAGGTGCTGCCGCGCTCACTGAAGACGGTCGTGTTGTCTCAGGATGCAACGTAGAAAATGCCTCCTACGGTCTAACCCTGTGCGCCGAATGTTCGCTGGTTAGCGATTTGGTTATGGGGGGAATTAGCCGCCTGGTGGCCTTCACCTGCGTGGACCGATCAGGAAACATTTTGATGCCTTGTGGCCGCTGCCGCCAGCTCTTGTTCGAACACTCCGCCCCCGGCATGGTTTTAGAAACTGTCAGCGGATTCAAAACCATCGACGAGGTTATTCCGGATTCGTTTGGTCCGAGAGATTTAGAGGAGCGCTAA
- a CDS encoding thymidine phosphorylase, giving the protein MAEFSAVDLIIKKRSKFELSTEEINWLIGNYTSGVVADEQMSSMAMAILLNGMNRREIKDLTMAMIASGERLDWTGLSKPTVDKHSTGGVGDKITLPLVPLVAVFGAAVPQLGGRGLGHTGGTLDKFEAIAGWNPSLTNQQFFDQLQSVGGAVCGASENIAPADKKLYALRDVTGTVEAIPLITSSIMSKKIAEGTSALVLDVKVGSGAFMKDFDKARELAQGMVRLGIDAGVKTSAMLTDMSTPLGKKIGNALEVEESLEVLAGGGPADVVELTVALATEMLRLVGIENVDVAAALKDGRAMDKWRAMVSAQGGDPDAALPKAKESHTILADADGWLTELDALGLGIASWRLGAGRERKEDDVLLGAGIELHAQKGDRVSKGQPLLTLLTDEPNRFDRALEAIEGKISISAEQPQARKIVLERIYE; this is encoded by the coding sequence ATGGCTGAGTTTTCAGCTGTAGATCTAATCATCAAAAAACGCAGCAAATTTGAGCTTTCCACTGAGGAAATCAATTGGTTGATTGGCAATTACACCAGTGGTGTGGTTGCCGATGAGCAAATGTCCTCGATGGCGATGGCCATTTTGCTGAACGGCATGAATCGTCGCGAAATCAAAGACCTAACCATGGCCATGATTGCCAGCGGTGAGCGCCTTGACTGGACCGGCTTGAGCAAGCCAACCGTAGATAAGCACTCAACCGGCGGAGTGGGCGACAAAATCACTTTGCCGCTGGTTCCGTTGGTTGCTGTTTTTGGCGCTGCGGTCCCACAACTCGGTGGCCGCGGTTTGGGGCACACCGGTGGCACGCTCGATAAATTTGAGGCGATTGCCGGCTGGAATCCGAGTTTGACCAATCAGCAGTTTTTCGACCAGTTGCAAAGCGTCGGTGGCGCGGTTTGCGGCGCCAGCGAAAACATCGCCCCCGCAGATAAAAAGCTTTATGCCCTGCGCGATGTCACCGGCACGGTCGAGGCTATCCCGCTGATTACCTCGTCAATCATGTCGAAGAAAATTGCCGAAGGAACATCGGCTCTAGTGCTCGATGTCAAGGTTGGTTCGGGCGCCTTTATGAAAGATTTTGATAAGGCCCGCGAGTTGGCTCAGGGTATGGTTCGACTCGGCATAGATGCCGGTGTCAAGACTTCGGCGATGCTCACCGACATGTCCACTCCACTGGGTAAAAAAATCGGTAACGCTCTCGAGGTTGAAGAGTCACTTGAGGTTCTTGCCGGTGGTGGCCCAGCAGATGTGGTTGAACTCACAGTGGCTTTGGCAACTGAAATGCTGCGACTGGTCGGCATTGAAAATGTCGATGTCGCTGCGGCCCTAAAAGATGGTCGAGCGATGGATAAATGGCGTGCCATGGTCTCCGCTCAGGGAGGTGACCCAGATGCCGCCCTTCCGAAGGCCAAAGAATCGCACACGATTTTGGCTGACGCCGATGGTTGGTTGACTGAACTAGACGCCCTAGGTTTAGGAATTGCATCTTGGCGACTAGGTGCCGGCCGCGAGCGCAAGGAAGATGACGTACTCTTGGGTGCGGGAATTGAACTTCACGCTCAAAAAGGTGACCGCGTTAGCAAGGGTCAGCCTCTGCTTACTTTGCTTACCGATGAGCCGAATCGCTTTGATCGGGCGCTTGAAGCAATTGAAGGCAAAATCAGCATCTCTGCCGAGCAGCCCCAAGCTCGCAAAATCGTTCTTGAGCGAATCTACGAATAG